In Ctenopharyngodon idella isolate HZGC_01 chromosome 2, HZGC01, whole genome shotgun sequence, the following are encoded in one genomic region:
- the LOC127498616 gene encoding gastrula zinc finger protein XlCGF49.1-like, producing MTRSKLKQNVSQKRTQRTNGERSSCTCRLCGKSFTCKGSLKDHTRIHTGERPFTCSHCGRGFKQSGSLTEHIRIHTGEKPFTCSQCGKSYRQKGSLGMHMRTHSEEKPFTCTQCGKSFTLKHNFNLHLKTHSSVKPFICLQCGKAFSQVSHLKMHEKVHIEVKPYHCAPCERSFSQMTSLQRHLKSFIHNKYRSLERFMLQAQASGHGFPQEQMCPKRAK from the exons ATGAC TCGCTCAAAGCTTAAACAGAATGTGTCACAGAAAAGAACTCAAAGAACGAACGGTGAAAGGTCATCATGCACCTGCCGtctgtgtggaaagagtttcacatgtAAAGGAAGCCTGAAGGATCACACaaggattcacactggagaaagacCTTTCACATGCAGTCACTGTGGACGAGGGTTTAAACAGAGCGGAAGCCTTACAGAACACATCagaatccacactggagagaagcctttcacatgcAGTCAATGTGGGAAGAGCTACAGACAGAAAGGAAGCCTTGGGATGCACATGAGAACTCACTCTGAAGAAAAACCGTTTACATGCACTCAGTGCGGGAAGAGTTTTACACTGAAACACAACTTTAATCTTCACTTAAAAACTCACTCCAGTGTGAAGCCATTCATCTGTCTTCAGTGTGGAAAAGCTTTTAGTCAGGTGTCACACCTGAAAATGCATGAAAAAGTTCACATCGAAGTGAAGCCGTATCACTGCGCTCCATGTGAAAGGAGTTTCAGCCAAATGACTTCCCttcaaagacatttaaaatcattcatacataataaatacaggtCGCTAGAAAGATTCATGCTGCAAGCTCAAGCCTCAGGTCATGGTTTCCCTCAGGAGCAAATGTGTCCCAAAAGAGCAAAATAA